One window from the genome of Oncorhynchus kisutch isolate 150728-3 linkage group LG21, Okis_V2, whole genome shotgun sequence encodes:
- the pkib gene encoding cAMP-dependent protein kinase inhibitor beta, with amino-acid sequence MTDVEPVVTDFAATGRTGRRNAVPDIVEAGPADLSDKLAELSVVDDEGGEGSSSGSPPKSPTEGEEKAEGT; translated from the exons ATGACTGATGTGGAGCCTGTTGTCACCGACTTTGCAGCCACGGGGAGGACTGGCCGGAGGAACGCTGTACCTGATATCGTTGAGGCGGGGCCTGCTGACCTGTCAGACAAACTAGCAGAGCTTTCAGTTGTAG ATGATGAAGGAGGAGAGGGCTCGTCCTCTGGAAGCCCACCGAAGAGTCctacagagggtgaggagaaggCAGAGGGGACGTAA
- the LOC109866718 gene encoding fatty acid-binding protein, brain gives MVDAFCATWKLVDSENFDEYMKALGVGFATRQVGNVTKPTVIISKEGDKVVVKTQSTFKNTEISFNLGEEFDEATADDRNCKSTVNLDGDKLAHVQKWDGKETKFVREIKDGKLVMTLTFEDIVAVRTYEKA, from the exons ATGGTTGATGCCTTCTGTGCCACCTGGAAACTGGTCGACAGTGAAAACTTCGATGAGTACATGAAAGCACTTG GTGTTGGTTTTGCAACAAGGCAGGTCGGAAATGTGACGAAACCAACGGTTATCATCTCAAAAGAGGGGGACAAAGTGGTCGTAAAAACCCAGAGTACTTTCAAGAACACTGAAATATCATTCAACCTGGGGGAGGAGTTTGACGAAGCCACTGCCGATGACAGAAACTGTAAA TCCACTGTGAACTTGGATGGCGATAAGCTTGCGCACGTTCAGAAGTGGGACGGCAAGGAGACCAAGTTTGTGAGAGAAATCAAGGATGGAAAATTGGTCATG ACTCTCACATTTGAAGACATTGTGGCAGTGCGTACCTATGAGAAGGCATGA